From Trichoderma atroviride chromosome 1, complete sequence, one genomic window encodes:
- a CDS encoding uncharacterized protein (MEROPS:MER0013463~BUSCO:EOG092D1OF2) has product MKLPRPSFRSLAQPPRKVLPLQQRCGITQTAYQKPHRHDFSRPRRSYGSVVSAASVQFGQPVHETHPHILKAGELTPGISAQEYADRRAALADAMSEGGVAVLHAAPLQYKSGAVFHPYRQETNFLYLTGWDEPDAMAIIEKTGPKWGDYLFHMFVKAKNPREEQWSGYRNGVQAAQDVWNVDEAWSMDRIDSVLPRLLDSAKLIYTDVESAKASNNSLWRFITGSNGPAKTPLYPVMNKLRVIKSPAEVTNMRLAGQISGRAITNAMRRSWIKEKDLHAFLDYEFTINGCDGPAYIPVVAGGPRANCIHYTVNNNVFNGNELILVDAGGQYGTYITDISRTWPASGKFTPAQRDLYEAVLKVQRTSVSLCRESARLSLEDIHGITARGLVDQLKSIGFSNLTTGNIDQLFPHHVGHYIGLDVHDCPGYSRREILRRGHCVTVEPGVYVPDDERWPAHFRGMGIRIEDSICVDEDAPYILTTEAVKEVADIEALRD; this is encoded by the exons ATGAAGCTCCCCAGGCCATCATTCCGGAGCCTCGCCCAGCCACCCCGGAAAGTGCTGCCCTTGCAACAGCGCTGCGGCATCACGCAAACCGCCTATCAAAAACCGCATCGTCATGATTTCTCGCGGCCTCGGCGGAGCTACGGCTCCGTAGTATCAGCAGCCAGTGTTCAGTTTGGGCAACCAGTCCATGAGACACATCCCCACATCCTCAAGGCTGGCGAGC TAACTCCCGGCATCAGCGCTCAGGAATATGCCGACCGTCGAGCTGCTCTCGCCGACGCCATGTCAGAAGGCGGCGTCGCCGTCCTACACGCCGCACCTCTCCAGTACAAATCCGGCGCCGTCTTTCACCCCTACCGGCAGGAAACCAACTTCCTCTATTTGACAGGATGGGATGAGCCAgatgccatggccatcatcgAGAAGACCGGACCAAAATGGGGCGACTACCTCTTCCACATGTTTGTCAAGGCGAAAAACCCCCGCGAAGAGCAATGGTCCGGCTACCGCAACGGCGTCCAGGCCGCCCAGGACGTGTGGAACGTAGACGAGGCCTGGTCCATGGACCGAATCGACTCGGTGCTGCCCAGGCTGCTCGACTCGGCCAAGCTCATCTACACCGACGTCGAGTCCGCCAAGGCGTCCAACAACTCGCTCTGGCGCTTCATCACCGGCAGCAACGGCCCGGCCAAGACGCCCCTGTATCCGGTCATGAACAAGCTCCGGGTCATCAAGAGCCCGGCAGAAGTGACCAACATGCGCCTGGCCGGCCAAATCTCCGGCCGCGCCATCACAAACGCCATGCGGCGATCGTGgatcaaggaaaaggaccTCCACGCCTTCCTCGACTACGAATTCACAATCAATGGCTGTGACGGCCCGGCCTACATTCCCGTCGTGGCCGGCGGCCCCCGCGCCAACTGCATCCACTACACCGTCAACAACAACGTCTTCAACGGCAACgagctcatcctcgtcgacgccgGCGGCCAGTACGGCACATACATCACCGACATCTCGCGGACGTGGCCCGCCTCGGGCAAGTTCACCCCGGCCCAGCGCGACCTCTACGAAGCCGTGCTCAAAGTGCAGCGCACCAGCGTCTCCCTCTGCCGCGAGTCCGCCCGGCTCTCGCTCGAGGACATCCACGGCATCACGGCCCGCGGCTTAGTCGACCAGCTCAAGAGCATCGGCTTCAGCAACCTGACCACGGGCAACATTGACCAGCTGTTCCCCCACCATGTGGGACACTACATTGGCCTGGACGTGCATGACTGCCCAGGGTACAGCAGGAGAGAGATCTTGCGGAGGGGCCACTGCGTTACCGTCGAGCCGGGCGTCTACGTTCCGGACGACGAGCGGTGGCCGGCCCATTTCAGGGGCATGGGCATCCGCATCGAAGATAGTATCTGTGTAGACGAGGATGCGCCGTACATTCTCACGACtgaggccgtcaaggagGTTGCGGATATCGAAGCGTTACGAGactaa
- a CDS encoding uncharacterized protein (EggNog:ENOG41), producing MEQALDYTTHPNRRVLSLPERHLSSSTSVQPSPPRNPTMDMFNFTTAASSSAIPSYAPVASSSAANSGRNLGDMTFSQLASQYGNRNHPLQSILSQGKESRESKRIKVESPHSALDSIDSWLQFDEEADKFGSFEIDFSKQYNPANQPRPSTNMTPGLGSGLYANPTNQFREEDFLDDSAFDHSLSEDDDLFDTMNLNDQLPKIETQPSTEAQSSRSLYSTPSMGWEKPQAGIHPSAVSMAEEIPRRMGSDAWDSMPQAAANFNLNLEERRRLLEIAMGPSRMSAFISPNRFNTGFGASSMQPSMSQDFSSFNFGPKQGMSHVGMFQRNNSTDTTASGLSQPSRDLKHRHSKHETPPKMVPAKRPSTHSESSSVSKEKAKSADRIAHNDVERKYRTNLKDKITELRNAVPALHQVAEGEPDSAQGNSKVSKGTVLTKATEYIHQLEQRNKDIMSEHKQLARRLQAFEALLNDSMRVDIMPSHSMALFDPRGFC from the exons ATGGAACAGGCCCTCGACTATACTACGCATCCCAACCGCCGCGTCCTCAGTCTGCCGGAACGACACCTCAGCTCCTCAACCTCAGTCCAGCCATCGCCTCCCCGGAACCCGACCATGGACATGTTCAACTTCACAaccgcagcctcgtcctcggcAATACCTTCATATGCCCcggtggccagcagcagtgccGCCAACAGCGGCCGCAACTTGGGCGACATGACCTTCTCCCAGCTGGCGTCGCAGTACGGCAATCGCAATCATCCCCTGCAGTCGATCCTCTCTCAGGGCAAGGAGTCTCGTGAATCCAAACGGATAAAGGTCGAGTCGCCGCACTCAGCCTTGGACTCGATCGACTCGTGGCTCCAGTTTGACGAGGAGGCCGATAAGTTTGGTAGCTTTGAGATTGACTTTTCCAAGCAATACAACCCGGCCAACCAGCCAAG GCCGTCCACAAATATGACACCTGGTCTGGGCAGTGGCCTTTATGCCAATCCCACCAACCAgttcagagaagaagacttCCTCGATGATAGCGCCTTTGACCATTCTCTGTCCGAGGATGACGACTTGTTTGATACGATGAACCTTAATGACCAGCTGCCCAAGATTGAGACGCAGCCCTCGACCGAAGCTCAATCATCCAGGAGTCTGTACTCCACGCCGTCAATGGGCTGGGAGAAGCCCCAGGCGGGAATTCACCCAAGCGCTGTCTCCATGGCGGAAGAGATCCCTAGACGCATGGGCAGCGATGCCTGGGATTCCATgcctcaagctgctgccaatTTTAACCTCAACCTAGAAGAGCGCCGCCGGCTTCTCGAGATTGCCATGGGCCCCAGCCGGATGTCAGCTTTCATCTCTCCCAATCGATTCAATACGGGATTCGGAGCTTCTTCGATGCAGCCCAGCATGAGCCAGGatttcagcagcttcaactTTGGCCCCAAACAGGGCATGAGCCATGTGGGAATGTTCCAGAGAAACAACTCTACCGACACCACAGCCTCTGGACTCTCCCAGCCCAGCCGGGATCTGAAACACAGGCACTCCAAGCACGAGACGCCACCCAAGATGGTGCCTGCGAAACGGCCAAGCACGCATTCGGAAAGCAGCAGCGtgagcaaagaaaaggcaaagtctGCGGATCGCATTGCGCATAACGACGTTGAACGGAAATATCGGACCAATCTCAAGGACAAGATCACTGAGCTGCGCAATGCGGTGCCGGCATTACACCAGGTGGCTGAAGGAGAGCCTGATAGCGCACAAGGGAATTCCAAAGTCAGCAAG GGCACTGTGCTCACAAAGGCAACGGAATACATCCACCAACTAGAACAACGCAACAAAGATATCATGTCGGAGCATAAGCAGCTCGCACGGAGGCTCCAAGCATTCGAAGCACTCCTCAACGATTCGATGAGAGTCGACATCATGCCCAGTCATAGCATGGCACTCTTTGACCCGAGAGGATTCTGTTGA
- a CDS encoding uncharacterized protein (TransMembrane:3 (i12-33o45-62i304-327o)), which yields MMALFDIKAWPVNLGIVATVTAGFLALAFILRYTSGKKLHPSEPIVIQSWVPLIGHLMGMALHGGRYIKQLGLSYPEEPILTLPVPGSRIYVVTEPSLAASVQRNTKTLSMSPLLPEITQRVLGLDEKTYNVIGTNLDPEPGEPRGFFADIHDWVYTSLGPGEYVNTLSCEAAQELCLQLCEGIGSFDKAADAPQPIDLLVWTRHMVTVGTAKYLFGPRNPIAEDPDLEQAFWAFDHGLAGLLIGILPSVIAPKAYSGREKLSAAFCRYLEAGHLDSASSIARGRARIEKEYGMSTDMTARSALSFLFAGIVNTTTTTFWVILRIFAHAKLLAETRQEIRQALELSYQRTGPDSLSIGVVKETCPTLVAVYRESLRIGSENFSVRMIKEDTMLADRYFLKKGAVVQISGGVIHANRSIWGQDAEDFNPNRFLKEKSRSDGFHPAAFRGFGGGKTLCPGRDFATNEILMFAAMIIHAVDLVAPGGDGISVPKKNDRVMPVHILEPKYFPKVIVKPRAEGAESLNRLRVVV from the exons ATGATGGCGCTGTTTGATATCAAGGCTTGGCCCGTCAATTTAGGCATTGTTGCCACCGTTACCGCTGGCTTTCTGGCTCTGGCCTTCATCCTCCGCTATACGTCGGGGAAAAAGCTGCATCCAAGCGAGCCAATAGTTATCCAGTCATGGGTTCCTCTCATAGGCCATCTGATGGGCATGGCGCTGCATGGCGGCCGATATATCAAACAGCTTGG ACTGTCTTACCCCGAAGAACCCATCCTGACTTTGCCTGTGCCAGGATCTCGAATTTACGTCGTGACGGAGCCGTCATTGGCCGCTAGCGTTCAGCGCAATACCAAGACGTTATCCATGTCACCTTTGCTGCCAGAGATAACCCAGCGGGTTCTTGGGCTCGACGAGAAGACTTATAATGTAATTGGCACAAATCTGGATCCAGAACCGGGCGAGCCACGGGGATTCTTTGCTGACATTCATGACTGGGTGTATACCTCCCTTGGACCGGGTGAATATGTAAATACGCTGAGCTGTGAAGCTGCGCAGGAACTATGTCTTCAGCTGTGTGAAGGAATTGGCTCCTTTGATAAGGCTGCTGATGCCCCTCAGCCTATTGATCTTTTGGTCTGGACTCGCCACATGGTAACCGTTGGTACGGCGAAATATCTCTTTGGACCCCGTAATCCCATTGCAGAGGACCCTGACTTGGAGCAAGCTTTCTGGGCATTTGATCACGGTCTTGCTGGATTACTCATCGGAATATTGCCATCCGTCATAGCACCCAAAGCGTATAGCGGCCGAGAGAAGCTGTCTGCTGCGTTCTGCAGGTATTTGGAAGCTGGCCATCTGgattcagcatcatcaattgCAAGGGGTAGAGCCCGgatagaaaaagaatatgGCATGAGCACAGACATGACGGCTCGCTCAGccctgtcttttctttttgctggtATCGTAAATACGACAACTACAACGTTTTGGGTAATATTAAGAATATTTGCGCATGCAAAGCTTCTCGCCGAGACGCGCCAGGAGATCCgccaggcgctggagctcagTTACCAACGCACTGGACCGGACTCGCTGAGCATTGGAGTGGTTAAAGAAACATGCCCAACGCTCGTTGCTGTTTATAGGGAGAGCCTGCGCATCGGATCGGAGAATTTCTCTGTTCGCATGATCAAGGAGGACACGATGCTGGCTGATCGATACTTTTTGAAAAAGGGTGCTGTTGTGCAAATCTCTGGAGGTGTTATCCATGCTAATAGGTCCATATGGGGCCAGGATGCTGAAGACTTCAACCCGAACAGGTttctcaaagaaaagagcagaaGTGATGGGTTTCATCCAGCGGCATTTCGTGGATTTGGTGGTGGCAAGACGTTGTGCCCTGGTCGTGACTTTGCGACTAACGAGATTCTCATGTTTGCAGCCATGATCATCCACGCAGTGGATTTGGTTGCACCTGGGGGCGACGGCATTTCTGTTCCCAAGAAGAATGATCGAGTGATGCCTGTTCATATCCTGGAGCCGAAATATTTCCCCAAGGTCATCGTCAAACCAAGGGCAGAGGGAGCTGAGTCTTTGAATCGGCTTAGAGTGGTGGTGTAG
- a CDS encoding uncharacterized protein (EggNog:ENOG41~TransMembrane:1 (o365-383i)), producing MYSMALNELQELESEPLCHRIAARLLVNNCQLLDGRDDETILTDSGRAARDFVDSYAASLAICDLERGSFAIPPACSKFQESTLARIAPPTKPQLHVTTAEIDDCLEGLAQSDSAWNTWVSYHHKTLRFCEAARADNEKNQNVRLHQRLVDILARLTTQLEEEMGERFRSLNQMFQEVETATANLKPQMNDLKNGFTELDTFFREQIVQRVQRSTDFINHGLEDARNLQILLAMLVDATQTQSHDLVSSHESALQEATQRITTEVDIILSAIAAAVTSSTSLHREIEVSQSIAAAVALRQEKIETNMKRLEGLADSLLVQHEGHQERLVHAQQTASNLIDLLDSASSSAATLRTSIYNGLGLSSWWPYIFCPLTSLVVGSYGLPPSATRNLMLISLGEIAGFGVSIAKRYGGDMHTAFTSNRKMPARANSTTASDEDLFSYNDFANNEVWRVRFNKNV from the exons ATGTATTCTATGGCGCTCAATGAGTTGCAAGAATTGGAATCAGAGCCCCTATGCCACCGCATTGCGGCTCGTTTATTGGTCAACAACTGCCAGTTACTCGACGgacgagatgatgaaacGATTTTGACTGATAGTggaagagctgctcgagaCTTTGTTGACTCATACGCCGCAAGCTTGGCTATATGTGACCTAGAAAGAGGCAGCTTCGCGATTCCACCTGCTTGTTCCAAGTTTCAAGAGTCAACTCTCGCACGAATCGCTCCACCGACTAAGCCACAGCTGCATGTTACGACAGCGGAGATTGATGACTGCCTCGAAGGCCTGGCACAGTCGGATTCGGCATGGAACACCTGGGTGAGCTATCACCATAAAACACTGCGATTTTGTGAGGCCGCCCGTGCAGACAATGAAAAAA ATCAAAATGTCCGGCTTCACCAACGATTGGTTGACATCCTTGCGAGGCTGACTACCCAActcgaagaagagatggggGAGCGATTTCGATCGCTCAATCAAATGTTTCAAGAAGTCGAAACTGCCACGGCCAACCTCAAGCCCCAGATGAATGACTTGAAAAATGGCTTTACTGAACTAGATACGTTTTTCAGGGAACAGATTGTTCAAAGAGTTCAG CGGTCGACGGATTTTATTAACCACGGACTCGAAGATGCCAGAAATTTACAGATATTACTCGCAATGCTGGTTGACGCGACGCAAACACAAAGCCACGACTTGGTATCTTCACACGAGTCTGCCTTACAAGAGGCCACGCAGCGAATTACCACCGAAGTGGATATTATCTTATCGGCAATCGCTGCAGCAGTGACCTCATCGACATCTTTACACAGAGAAATT GAAGTTTCACAATCCATAGCGGCAGCTGTTGCATTGAGACAAGAGAAAATAGAGACA AATATGAAGAGGCTTGAAGGATTGGCCGACTCTCTACTGGTTCAACATGAAGGCCACCAAGAACGACTGGTCCATGCTCAGCAAACAGCTTCGAATTTAATAGATCTCTTggattcagcttcttcatcggCAGCTACCCTTCGGACTTCCATCTacaatggccttggtctgAGTTCTTGGTGGCCGTATATATTCTGTCCTCTAACCTCTTTGGTTGTCGGATCATATGGATTGCCTCCTTCTGCAACAAGAAACCTCATGCTCATTAGTTTGG GAGAGATTGCTGGATTCGGAGTGTCTATTGCTAAGCGATACGGAGGCGATATGCACACAGCCTTTACGTCTAATAGAAAGATGCCTGCTAGAGCAAATTCGACAACAGCATCGGATGAGGATCTCTTTTCATACAACGATTTTGCGAATAATGAGGTTTGGAGAGTTCGATTCAACAAGAACGTTTAG
- a CDS encoding uncharacterized protein (EggNog:ENOG41) → MAASQHALNHKIIGTRQPDKTYTDRNSTRVVAIRSSGEVAIIHVKVGNYYKLPGGGIEANESHSDAALREVKEETGAAVALRGDYFATTEEFRFHLHQISYCYLADVLDDTGEPCLTEEELADGFTYQWMDIYKAVEIMAAAVPTTEFGCFVKERDAYVLAVAVGVLGARQG, encoded by the coding sequence ATGGCAGCCTCTCAACATGCATTAAATCACAAAATCATCGGCACCAGGCAGCCAGATAAAACCTATACCGATCGCAATTCCACTCGTGTCGTGGCCATCAGGTCCTCCGGTGAAGTTGCCATAATCCACGTCAAAGTAGGAAACTATTATAAACTGccaggcggcggcatcgaggCAAACGAGAGTCACTCCGACGCCGCCCTGCGCGaagtcaaagaagaaaccgGAGCGGCGGTAGCTCTGCGCGGCGACTATTTTGCCACGACGGAAGAGTTtcgcttccatcttcatcagatATCTTATTGCTATTTGGCCGATGTGCTCGACGACACTGGGGAGCCGTGCTTGACGGAAGAGGAGCTTGCTGATGGATTTACGTACCAGTGGATGGATATATACAAGGCTGTGGAGATTATGGCTGCAGCGGTACCAACTACAGAATTTGGATGTTTCGTTAAAGAGCGAGATGCGTATGTTCTCGCCGTGGCTGTTGGAGTTTTGGGAGCAAGACAGGGCTGA